The Caloramator mitchellensis genome contains a region encoding:
- a CDS encoding ABC transporter permease, whose amino-acid sequence MVNNTAKIDIKKGLKSAQDVLLFPLIAIVFALFVAVFFVMWAKNMGFFEGAATLFSAIWEGTFGKRANFIETLVAVTPLIFTGLAHAVAFRTGLFNIGVEGQFIMGMLAAALIGLIPGIPAPIHVILVLLGGVIFGAIWAAIPGYLKAKVGTNEVVNTIMMNFIAMNVSNYFVKGPIHREGSASSKMILESAKLYRFLSPSERVNVGLFIGIVLAILIYFLLWKTTIGYEIRAVGLNMFAAEYGGINSKKNIILAMVISGAIAGLGGAAHVAGTIHKAHQLVGFTNYGFDGIAVALLGKSHPIGVLFSSVLFGGLNSSARILQKFRIPKQIVYIIQGIIIIFVAADYIYKWIVQKRKKEAIKNA is encoded by the coding sequence ATGGTGAACAACACAGCTAAAATTGATATCAAGAAGGGGCTTAAAAGTGCTCAGGATGTTTTGTTGTTCCCTCTTATAGCTATAGTTTTTGCATTGTTCGTAGCAGTTTTCTTTGTTATGTGGGCTAAAAACATGGGATTCTTTGAGGGCGCTGCTACACTATTTTCAGCGATTTGGGAAGGAACATTTGGAAAGAGAGCAAACTTCATTGAAACTCTGGTTGCAGTTACTCCATTGATATTTACAGGGCTTGCTCATGCTGTTGCATTTAGAACTGGTCTTTTTAACATAGGAGTTGAAGGACAATTTATAATGGGTATGCTTGCAGCAGCTTTAATAGGTTTAATCCCAGGCATTCCTGCGCCAATACATGTAATATTGGTATTGCTTGGTGGTGTTATATTTGGAGCTATATGGGCAGCGATACCAGGTTATTTAAAAGCTAAAGTTGGAACAAATGAAGTTGTTAACACAATTATGATGAATTTTATAGCTATGAATGTTTCAAACTATTTCGTTAAGGGACCAATTCATAGAGAAGGTTCTGCTTCATCAAAGATGATTTTAGAATCAGCAAAGCTTTATAGATTTTTAAGCCCTAGCGAGAGAGTAAACGTTGGATTATTTATAGGTATAGTATTGGCTATACTAATCTACTTCCTATTATGGAAAACTACTATAGGTTACGAAATTAGAGCCGTTGGTTTAAACATGTTCGCAGCTGAATACGGCGGAATTAACTCTAAAAAGAATATAATACTTGCTATGGTAATTTCAGGCGCTATAGCAGGACTAGGTGGCGCTGCGCACGTTGCCGGAACTATCCATAAGGCTCACCAGCTCGTAGGATTTACTAATTATGGATTTGATGGTATAGCTGTTGCGCTTCTTGGAAAGAGCCATCCAATAGGAGTTCTTTTCTCTTCAGTTCTGTTCGGAGGACTGAATTCAAGTGCAAGAATATTACAGAAGTTCAGAATACCAAAGCAGATAGTATATATAATTCAAGGTATTATTATAATATTTGTGGCTGCGGATTATATATACAAGTGGATAGTTCAAAAGAGAAAAAAGGAGGCAATCAAGAATGCATAG
- a CDS encoding ABC transporter permease, translated as MHSVTLGILVSLIAATLRLATPIIFAALGGVISERSGVVNIGLEGIMIAGAFFGVLGSHLTKNAWIGIIFAIVAGMIIALIHAVLSINLKADQVISGVSINIFSAALMSFLLFKFFNRDGQTDGVTQLSYPKEFMGSIPVLGNLLKELNWFVFIAFGLALILHLMLYYTPLGLRIRSVGEHPKAADTLGINVYKIRYLCVLLSGAFAGIGGAALSLGATNLFREGMVSGKGFIALAAMIFGNWKPFGALAASLLFGFAEAFRIVAQGFGWKVPDEVYYSFPYILTMLMLAGFVGKTTPPAADGVPYTKGER; from the coding sequence ATGCATAGCGTAACATTAGGAATATTAGTTTCATTGATAGCAGCTACCTTGAGATTGGCAACTCCTATAATATTTGCAGCCCTCGGTGGTGTTATTTCCGAAAGGTCAGGTGTAGTAAACATCGGACTTGAAGGTATAATGATTGCTGGTGCTTTTTTTGGAGTCCTTGGTTCACATTTAACTAAAAATGCGTGGATAGGCATAATTTTTGCAATCGTAGCTGGAATGATTATAGCATTAATACATGCTGTATTGAGCATAAACCTTAAAGCAGACCAGGTTATTTCTGGTGTTTCTATTAATATATTCTCTGCAGCATTGATGAGCTTCTTGCTATTTAAATTCTTTAACAGAGACGGCCAAACTGACGGTGTAACTCAGCTTAGCTATCCAAAAGAATTTATGGGCTCAATACCTGTTTTAGGGAATTTATTGAAGGAATTAAATTGGTTTGTATTTATTGCATTTGGTCTTGCATTGATTCTTCATTTAATGCTATATTATACACCACTTGGATTGAGAATAAGGTCAGTAGGAGAACATCCTAAAGCTGCTGACACATTAGGTATAAATGTTTACAAGATAAGATATCTATGTGTTCTTTTATCAGGTGCATTTGCCGGAATAGGCGGTGCTGCGCTTTCACTTGGAGCTACAAATCTTTTCAGAGAGGGAATGGTAAGTGGTAAAGGTTTCATCGCACTAGCTGCTATGATTTTTGGTAATTGGAAACCTTTTGGAGCTCTTGCAGCAAGCTTGCTGTTCGGTTTTGCTGAAGCATTTAGAATTGTTGCTCAAGGTTTTGGTTGGAAGGTTCCTGACGAAGTATATTATTCATTCCCATATATTTTGACAATGTTGATGCTTGCAGGATTTGTAGGGAAAACAACTCCTCCTGCAGCAGACGGTGTCCCATATACTAAGGGAGAAAGATAA
- the rpoN gene encoding RNA polymerase factor sigma-54, with amino-acid sequence MNSSFELNLNQRQSLSMSQDMQLSLSILQMNIMELEQFINEEVCNNPVIDFDDSIEHYIDYRKKGSDYNGQLETIEENNFELNLIIEENLHDLLKKQLRLSGLDNKSLKIGYYIIDNINEQGYLESDEMEIASHFRCSIEEVLKVLYIIQGFEPNGIGGKNIEECLIIQLRNLKKLNNDLEAIIKNHLKDIAKGNFNKIISNLKIEKDVLNHYVKLIKSLNPKPGLSFCIKNTEYVYPDLIVKNENGELQIDLLKDILPVLKINKEYLNLINDRSSKEFKFIKEKIKRAFLVMNSIEKRKKTLLKISRVILEQQINFLEGSHLNPISLKQIAEKTNLHVSTISRAVSGKFVLTDRGLFELKHFIQRETKKDEISYSVDFIKNKIKNMIEEEDKQKPLSDEKISSLLKTYGLDIARRTIAKYREELGIPSSNLRKFI; translated from the coding sequence ATGAACTCAAGTTTTGAATTAAATTTAAATCAGAGACAGTCCCTTTCAATGAGCCAAGATATGCAGTTGTCATTAAGTATACTACAGATGAACATAATGGAACTCGAACAATTTATTAATGAAGAAGTATGTAACAATCCTGTTATAGATTTTGATGACAGTATAGAACATTATATTGATTATAGAAAAAAAGGCAGCGATTACAATGGACAGTTAGAAACTATTGAAGAAAATAATTTTGAATTAAATTTGATAATAGAAGAAAATTTGCATGATTTACTGAAAAAACAATTAAGATTGTCAGGACTAGATAATAAAAGTTTGAAAATAGGGTATTATATTATTGATAATATAAATGAACAAGGCTACTTAGAGAGCGATGAGATGGAAATAGCAAGTCACTTTCGATGTAGTATAGAAGAAGTATTAAAAGTTTTATATATTATTCAAGGGTTTGAACCAAACGGAATTGGGGGAAAAAATATTGAAGAGTGCTTGATTATTCAATTAAGGAACTTAAAAAAACTAAACAACGATTTAGAGGCAATTATTAAAAATCATTTAAAAGATATTGCAAAGGGGAATTTCAATAAAATAATATCAAACCTAAAAATTGAAAAAGATGTATTAAATCATTATGTTAAACTGATTAAATCTTTAAATCCAAAGCCTGGATTAAGCTTTTGTATTAAAAACACAGAATATGTCTATCCAGATTTAATTGTAAAAAATGAAAATGGTGAATTACAAATAGATTTATTGAAGGATATTTTGCCCGTCTTAAAAATAAATAAAGAATATTTAAATCTAATAAATGACAGGAGTTCCAAGGAATTTAAATTTATAAAAGAGAAAATAAAAAGGGCTTTTTTGGTTATGAATAGCATAGAAAAAAGGAAAAAGACTCTACTTAAAATAAGCAGAGTTATTTTAGAGCAGCAGATTAATTTTCTTGAAGGCAGTCATTTGAACCCTATAAGTTTGAAACAGATTGCTGAAAAGACGAATCTTCACGTTTCGACTATTAGTAGAGCTGTTTCAGGAAAATTTGTATTAACTGACAGAGGGCTATTTGAATTAAAACATTTTATCCAAAGAGAAACAAAAAAAGATGAAATTTCGTATTCAGTTGATTTTATAAAGAATAAAATAAAGAACATGATAGAAGAAGAAGATAAACAAAAACCACTGTCTGATGAAAAAATATCCTCATTATTAAAAACCTATGGGTTAGATATTGCAAGAAGAACGATTGCAAAATATAGAGAAGAATTAGGGATACCGTCATCGAATTTAAGAAAATTTATATAA